The Columba livia isolate bColLiv1 breed racing homer chromosome 2, bColLiv1.pat.W.v2, whole genome shotgun sequence genome includes the window ATATTGTTCCTAATACCAACTAGCTAAACTTTTAAAGCTAGTGCTCTCATACTGAGCTGTACTTTTCCTACTACTCACTTGAGAATTACAGCTCTTCACAACTGACATAATTCCCAAGGAAACCAAGAAAAGATGAAAGCAGGCTTAAAAAATTAATCAGTTTGGGCACTGCCCACAGGGGGTGTGAAATGGCACAGAACCCAAATAAGCTTCCAAAACCACtttataatttttatctttatgGGATTAAGGTATAATTAAGCTATTACAGATACAATGGAATGTACTTCTCCTGAGAACAGCTTTCAGCACATAATCTGCCATTGCATTTAAAATGCCCAAGGCAAAGGTGCTAAAtcttttttctgtgcttctgaTCCTAAACTAACAtctgtgctgcttctccccTCAATACCACTGAGGTATTGAAGGGCTTACCATTTCTCACTTTATTGTGCAGACATGGAAGTGAAACAAATCAACAAACGTGCCTCTGGCCAGGCCTTTGAACTGATCCTAAAGCCACCATCTCCGATCTCAGAAGCACCACGAACTTTAGCTTctccaaagaagaaagaactctCTCTTGAGGAGATCCAGAAgaagctggaggctgcagaggagaggagaaaggtatctttccttaaaaaaatgctAGTAATTACACCTGATGCTGTACAGTAAAACAGACAGGTTTCCTGCCCATTTGTATGTTTCCCATTGCCATCACTGACTCACAGCGGCCTGCATGGATAGAAGTTATTAGcaagtttaaatgaaaaaatgagtTTATATTCTTTCAGCAGCTCACAAGCAAACCTGACTGGTTTCAATCCTTGGAAAGTATGtgtcagaaaatacagctggctttggacaggAGGCTCAATTGGGTTCAAATATGCATTCTTACTGTGTGAGCATAAGGGGTGTATTCAGAGCACCTATAAAAGTGGCTGAAAATCAGTGCAATTCTTCTGATGTCTGAGTTTATGAGATGGATGTGCTATTCAAACAACTACTGCATGGGCTAACAGATCTTGACTCCTGCTAGTGCCAATGGAAATCGCTCACAAAGTCTGCCTGAGGCAGCTAAAATGTCTTATTTATTCAGTATGGAGGCATGCCAGCCCTAAATGAAGTGCTTTCTGCATCATTCACCACACACTTGAGTGAAGACACCAGCATAGCACAGCTACTAAGAGAGACAGTTCTAGCAGACAGGATGAATAATGCTGGAAGTTGGTTTTGAGGGTTATATACAGAGtaagcttttccttcatttttgaCCCTGTTTTGTAATCATTAAGTTTGTCACATAGAGCTTGGAAGGGTTGTAACACCCTCTTCACAAAGGCTAGCACAAACGCAGGGCACATGCAGCAGGAAGTTCACATTAACTATTTCACCATGACCAATGTGTTGCAGAGGTCTTTATTTACTCTAAGTCAGAGCTTTCAAAGAAGTACTTATTTCAAAGTATTAATTTCAGTAAAAGGAAGTTAATGTATGTGAAAGGAATATGCATTTGCACTAGCATCTGACCAGAAGTGTGAGCTTTCACACAGACAAATGACAATATGCCCCAAAAGCTGCATCTGTGAAATGCCTCTGTACCAAGTACAAATACTCAAGTAAAGATATGGGCTCAGAATGAAATGGCAGCAGTTAAGAAGTGTGATATTATGCATATACTTAGTGAGAAATGTAAATTGAGTGTCCCAGAGATTTCATTTCATTGATTTCATTACTGTTCATTTCTTCCTAAAGAAAAACTCATTATGCAATAAACTGATAATCAGTGATAGAAATACAGACACCTGCCATTTCTTCCCCTAGGTACTCTATTCATTTTGATTGAACATATAACTGAGTTATTTTAATGGGCAAGATCCTCCACATTAGCATTGCAGCAGAAATTGCTgggaaaggaatgaagaacagAGCACAAAACTTCATTACCTCACTGTTAAAATCCCTGGTGCCCCCGCATCTCAACTATTGCCTTCAGTTTGAGCCTGAAAAAGGGTATAGGGCAGAGAAGAGTAAAAAAGCGATCAGAGGGATAGAACATCTTCCATAAGAAGATAAATAGTCTGCTTTTCAGCTTGGAAAGAAACAACAGACGGAAGATAAGATAGAAGTCTACAAAGTCATGAATGGTAATGAGAAGATGAATAGGAACAATTATATTCTGTTTCCTGCAATCCAAAGGGGAAGAAACACTCAATGAAATCATCAGACAGCAACTTCAAAACAGAGAGAGGGAATCACCTTTTCATGTATTGTTTAATCAAGATATGTTTGTGAGAACAGACTATTTAgagattattaaaatattatttatttcaaaaagataATAACAAACTTGTTAGAGCACTACCTTGTAGAAGATGATTATGTGAATGCAACCTCTGGCTCATAAAATAGGGATCTTGGTGCCTGCTGAAAGCTAGGaagctatatatatatctctttTAAGGAAAGGACCAGGCAGATTTGCCCAACTTCATCTTCACTTTCTTTAAGCATCTTCCACTTTCTGCTGCTAGACAAAACAGGCTGACTTTTTCTGACATCCAGCATTGCAGTTGTTATCATACTTTTCAATCTATGTACGACAGCTGTCAGACATGACCATTCTAGATCATGTCCTTCAAGCACAGTTCTAATTAAAATCAAGTGTAACTAATGGATGAGAATTGCCTTTTcagaaaaaagtattaattgATTTCACACTGTTTAGAATTGTGTTCTGCTCTGTTAATTAGGCAGTGTTCATGAATAAATTTCAGACTCATGAGGACATCTACAGCTACACATGCACTTCGGCGGCCTCCTGTTTACGTTGTTTGCTGTTTatcattcctttttatttccttgtaaGCTTTTACAGGCCTCTgtccttttctccccctttttctctacCTCACTTGGCAGTCATGACCTCATGCTCTCAGACCAAACTGAGAGTTTCACCCgaggcatttttaattttttcaccACATAGTGAGACCCATTTGGGCTAGTTACTGATCTGTCCTTTCCCTTTATAGAACCGTCTTTACAGCATGTAGTTATTATCCCATTATTTTATGGCATATGTGTGCTATATTTTCCCACCTTGGTGAATAATCAGAAAGATCTTTTCATCCTTTCCACTTAAGTAATTAGAGCACAGTGACATTGTAAGCAGCAGAAGTTTATTTCTTACAGAACCTTCAACATTTGTCAATTTTTATTCATTGGTCTCAAATGTTCAGCTGTTATTATTCTTGAGGTACAAACTTCAAGAGCCGTATGTCAAATTATGTATCTTTATTGCCCACATTCAACTTCCTAGCATAAAAATTAAACACTAAAAGGAACACACATTTCTACTAGACTTCGGATTATGGGAGACAAATCGTATGTAATTAAATCCTCTTAATGGCTTTATGTTGGGATGAAATTGAATCAGGCTCATCTGTAGTGCTTAGTGCCACAAAGGATACAGGACAGcagttgtattttttaatttccatgcTGTTGGATATAGACTTATAGCTACAAGAGATTTTAATACCAGCATGGGCAAGGCTGCACTCTGCCTTGGGCTTCAGCACGCAACTCGTTGCCCCTTTGAGccagccccacatcctgcccagAGCCATTTCTTGATACTTTTGATCCATGTCTCCTCTGGCATTGAAAAGGCCACCCATGCTTTACCGCATGCTACAGTAGGCTGTTGGGGGAAAAGGCTTCGCCAAGGTGGGGAAGGTGGTGAAGCTGGGGGACAAATGCTCCTTCCTGGAAATTGCGCAGGGCATACAAAACTGCTGCTCTGGGCCAGAGGAGAGGCAGATTGGGGATCAGCACCTTCCCTAGCAGAAGTGaagctttctttgttcttccagCTCATTCCTATTCCTCTCCTTGGTTTCCTGTAATTTGTAAGTGAGCAGGTAAGGAGGGAGGACAGGCACTGTCTGGGACATTTGCCTCCTGTCTTGCCCATCTCTTCATCTCCCTGTTACTGCTGGCCCTCAGCTGTTGCTTGTGCGAAGAGGGAATAGAGCATTAAATGCTTTTCCATGTAGAGGTCCCAGTGTTACGCATGGAATCAGCATTGGAACTGTGTGTTTCTGCCCAATGTTTATTTCCGTGCATGGTACTTCACTCCTAATGTTTACGAAAGATAGCCAAACCCACAAGCCACTCCGCGGCTCCTCATCCAGAAAGCATAAGCTTGTAGGATATGTGCCAACAGGAAGATGTTTTTTACCAACTAGGAGAGGGTTTGGAGTTACGCACAAATGTCTGTCTCAGAGCACATGGAGTCATGAGCAGAGGCAGCATACATCCCAGTGCTGGCGAAGTGTCTCCCTGCAATTTACCATGGGCTTTGCTGCTAATGAACAATTGTAACACAGACTGGAATTGATCGTTATTAACTTCAAAATGCCAGGTCTCAAACTGCAACAGATCAAGAAATGGCTCATGAGCAGGTAGAGGAGCATCAAGTAGAGGGCTCAGGTGGTACCTTTTGCATCCCTCCAACATGCCTTGTTCACCCCCATGGGTCACAACCCTGAGAAAAGGAATTTTCTGCCAGTTGAGGAAGAGAAAgtgagagggtttttttttcacatggtGGATGGGCCCTgctttgtggtggtttttttacaCTTCTTGATGTTCTTAGTAGGCCTGACCCAAAGCTCCATTGGCagacaggacaaaaaaaaaattctcaccCAAATTTAAGTAAAATTTTACACAATCTGATTTCAGTGGAAGCAAAATTTCACCTGCAGTCCAGCTCAGGTGTCTCTGGCTCTCCTGACACATGGCCATTTCActcctctgctctgtgaccccacagagcaggaacatcctcctcctttttctgtctctttagGCTGGCATAGCTTTGGAAGAGGAATTGTTTCTCCCTCTGTATTTGCACACAGggaatgtgtatatatatatagtgagTCCTCATAAGAGCCTGAACAGGTGCTAATGTAATACAAATAACAGTATTGCAAGTGAAGGAATAGGATGTAACCAGAGATTTGAAGAAGCCAGTGCCATGAGTGAGGTCTAACTTGAGTCCATTCCCTTGTGGAAAAAACCCATGTGGAAAAATCCCAGCCTCAGTTCCTTCCCCTGAAAATGTCACTACTTCACTATGAAATTACTACTTCAACTCACCATTTCATTCTGATTAACACCTAGGTTTCACCTTGGCATTTACATTGCAGTAGCGGCCTTTAATCCTATCTTCATGTTATGCTCCATTAATAGTATAATATCTCTTAAATACCACAATACACTGAAGAATACCAAGGTTAATGCACCTTCTGCTGAacaatttagtttaaaaaaatccaatcaGTGAATGAGTGTGTTACAAAAGTGGAGCTCTCATGACTGGTAGTGTGCCTCATCCATCCTAGTAACTAAGGTAAATGCATTCAAGCTGAAGTTCCCAGGTTAAAAGCAATTGTCTGACCTCATTTCTTGCTTAAAAGTAAGTCTTTAATTTTATCTTTGCATAAATGACTTCAATATTTGGATGTACATgtcaaagaaaaatagataaatGTGAGGAAATAAAGCACCCATTACTCAGAGAAGTagaattttcttcctgtgagtagcaattaaaaatatatatgtatctccAAAGCCAGTTTCCATAAATAATTTTGCTCATTCAGTGTTTAGTTTTCTTCATCTCTCTCTGTCCAGCTGAGATGTAGATTTCCTTTTGAAGCGCTCATCTCTGAAATCTGAGGGTGCACATGATCCTTTAGAAATATAACATGAATACCATAGGAGTTTGCCTGCATTAGCCATCTTTTTAGCACAGCAATACATTTCTAGGAGCAAAGGTATCTGTACCAGGAATGTTTTGCAACATTTTTACTCCTCCACATCTAGCACTAGACACTGCAGCTGTAGCTGCATTGATTATGCCTTGTTCTATTTAAGAAGTCTTCTTGATATTCCCCCTTGAgtattgctttttcctttctccaccaTTTAATACTTTTCTCTCCTTATTAatcttatttattaatttattaatctatgctaatttattttatttagtattattattatgttcatttctatattaatttattaatcttCCAATTTCCAGTCTTTTTTTACTCATCTTCTCAGAATAACAGTACAAGAAGCACTTACTGTAAGCCAGTGTCTTGCTGCAAGATGTTCTGCCTTGCTTTTGCAGCCTTCTCTAGAATCTGCTTAATTTGCCTCATCAGTGCATTTGGCTTTGTGTGTATCTTACCTTCATTAATATACTTTTCTCCTTCTAGTTGTATCGCGCTCATTTAAAAGAACTGCAGCCTTTTTTCACTGCATTTAAAGCCACAGAACAGAATTTAATAGGATTCATTATCACTAATTGTAATTATTGGTTAAAGCCCTTAATTTAAGCCTTAAACTAATTCATTTTTATGGATAACAGTGGCAACAGTGCATTGTGATCTGCACTGAAATACACACTTAGCTTCCCAGAGCCATATTTCACTCCCtgatttctgtttgctttacGAGTGTGTTAGTATGTGGACTATCAAGGATTTGTAAATTTCCTTTCCAGTGCTTCAAACAATACAATGTTGAAAATAAACTTGGAATAAAAACTTTCTGCGTATGTTGGAATCCTGTATCAGGaccaacacaaacaacaaaaggagTCAATTAATCCCAGCCCTGCTAGGTATTAGACTTTGAACAGACAGGGTGGCCAAGTTCTTTTGCCAAATGTGTTGGAAACAGAAACTCATTTGACAATCCAGTACATAAACATACCAACTGCCTTCCAAAATCGTCATCAGGAGATTTCAAAAATGGGCTGAACACCAGGGAAATGGGCAGACTCACAGCTGGGATTTAACAGCATTAGAAGAGGGATGTCAGTCTAAATGAGACGATACCCCATGGATGTTCTGTGCCAGGGTGGAGggtcctttttattttgaaccAGTCCTGGGTACCTCGAACATGTTGAGTGAGGAAAAGGAATTACTTTTAAGGCATATAATGAACACAAACTGCCTTAAGAGTCTGCAGTCAGTTCCTGAGGCCTGGTTTAGCTTTCATTCAGACTCTTACTGGTGCCAACACAATATGCATCCAGTAAACACTGAATTAGAGTATAAGGATTTTCTTCATTATCGTGCATAAGTGGACAAATTACTTTCAAATGTGTTGTCTGCTAGTGTAGCCTCCAGAACTACATGTACTTTGATATGGAACTCAAATTTTTCGCTATTCTCCTGGATTTATGATAAGAGGAAGTAGTTCCAGAAGGCAAGGGGTTtgaatggaagaaaacaaatcctgaAAAATGGGCAACTGCCCCCAAGTCTCAAAGGCAGTTTACTACCTGCCATTGAAGGCCAATGTTCTTTTCAAAAACGCTGCTTATAGGTACCGTCCAGatcttactttttattatagCATCTCCATGGGCCTTGGATATGTCTGTTTACCCAATCTGAAAATGCTTGATTCTGTAACACGTTATAGATACATATTTAAACACCATGAAATGTTAGCCTTTCAAATTAGCAAGTCACTTCTTAGATGAGTCACGGGAAAGGACATTACAATTAGTATCTCATGAAAATTATTGATGTTTTTGTTAAACTTCTGGGGATTTTATGATTTTTCAATTAGTTTACAAATTTCCTTCTTTGCctagcatttttttccctttggcttGTTCTCCTTTCATTCTCCACCAGTGaagctcctgctgctcttggCTGCACCTGTTTGGGGACTTTTTGTTCCCATCTGCAACCTCTTTTTGCCTGCCCAACAGTAATTTTCTCTGAGTCAAAGATCTGAAAAATGCTTGCTCTACTACTATCTATTCAGCGTATGCTGTAAGGGAGGCAAGAACAAGGAGGAGCCTTTATAAGGTACCAACCATTTCAGCAGACCATTTCCATCAGCAAGTGCTCCAGGGAGCACAGTTTGAGAAATGAGCCCTTATCTGAAACCAGATCAGaggtaaaagaaaatgcattaagtGGCCGAGATGGATGAAAGTAGCTTTTGCCTCTGATCTCAGGCAAGCCATTACAGCCTTGCAGAAGCAGATATGTTTTACACCAGTGTCTTGCTGCAAGATGTTCTGCCTTGCTTTTGCAGCCTTCTCTAGAATCTGCTTAATTTGCCTCATCAGTGCATTTGGCTTTGTGTGTATCTTACCTTCATTAATATACTTTTCTCCTTCTAGTTGTATCGCGCTCATTTAAAAGAACTGCAGCCTTTTTTCACTGCATTTAAAGCCACAGAACAGAATTTAATAGGATTCATTATCACTAATTGTAATTATTGGTTAAAGCCCTTAATTTAAGCCTTAAACTAATTCATTTTTATGGATAACAGTGGCAACAGTGCATTGTGATCTGCACTGAAATACACACTTAGCTTCCCAGAGCCATATTTCACTCCCTgatttctgtttgcttcttgtGCTCCCTCTAATTTATTTTATCCAAAAGCATACAATGTTGTTTATCATTTCCAAATAACCCCtctgaaacatattttcttttcaactaGACTTGCCTGGAGGATGAGCCCAATACTGCAAGCTCTTTGGCTTCTCTCCTAGGAACAGTGGTTTCATATTagtaatttgatttaaaataaataactgagcTTATGTTTCTGAGCAATGAGTTTACAAAGAAGAACAACACAGTACTGAGCATAGGCTGCATCTGTTTCATTCCTACctgcagttttcattttccttgcaaaatttccatttttaactaaaaatagctttttcgttattttctgtagaaaaaaaaaacaaaaacttttttcctttcctagtCAGTGAGATGAATCCAGATATAAAtatcatggggaaaaaaaatgtctgaattGATTCTGTCTGTTTTCCACAGCAATAAACTTCAAACTTCTTATTAACTATTCAGGCACATTGAAGGACAGTCCAACCTAGGCGACACCTCTTCTGTGTTGGCAACCTCCTTTTCAACACTGTACATACCTTTAGCCCCTAATCCCATATCTGTACTGATAAAATGCTCATAGCTGAAAGACTGCAGCCGTCGGAGGTTGAGCAACCACTGCAGTAACCCAGACAGCCCAGGACAGGAACACGACAGCATTGCTTGTGAACAGAACTGCTGCAGacactgctctgctgctgcctccggCACATCCCTCACATTTTGCCAGTGCCTCTAAGCCCCTGGTTTTGAAGCTTGATCTCATTTATACACAGACATGATCTTTCCAAACAGTGCATGTaacaacaaagcaagaaaatttaCTCAGGGAACTGTTGCCatatatttggggttttttctccaCAAATTTCACTTGAGCCACACTTGTTTCTGTTTCCAGTCCCAGGAGGCCCAGGTGCTGAAACATCTGGCAGAGAAGAGAGAACATGAGCGAGAAGTGCTTCAGAAGGCTTTGGAGGAGAACAATAATTTCAGCAAAATGGCAGAGGAAAAGCTGATACTGAAAATGGAACAGATCAAAGAAAACCGTGAAGCTAATTTAGCTGCTCTTATTGAACGTCTCCAAGAAAAGGTAACCACACCATGACTCCTCACCCTAGAGTAGAGAGGAAAATTTAAtcaatattttgaaaagatgTTGTGGGTAGCTCCTATCTCAGTTGTTACACTTGAGTAATTTTTAAGTCAAAGCCCCTGATGTCTGTCTGAACTACTTCTTGCTTTTGATGAAAGACTGCATATCTAtaatcacacaatcacagagtggttgagGTTGCAAGAAGattctggaggtcatctggtccaacccccctgctcaagcagggacACCCAGAGAAGGCTGTCTAAGACCATGTCCAGatggtttttttaatatgtccAGAGATGGAGATTCTACAACATCCTTGGGCAatctgtgccagtgctcagtcaccctcacattgaaaaagtgtttcctgatgttcaaaaggaacctcttgtgtttcagtgtgtgcccattgcctctggtcctgtgaCTAGGCACCACTGGAAAGAGtctggctctgtcctctttgTACCCTCCTTCTGGTATTTATATAAAGTCCCCCCTGAGTCTTCACCAGGTTGAACAGTTCCAGctctctcattctttcctcacaggagagactgagagatgCTACAGTTCCTTAGTCTTCATGGCCCTTGACTGGACTGTCTCCAGAGAAAGGTtgattttcagtctttcaagAAGTGCTGTGAACAAATGAAATGtcatgtgttttggtttttactttTAAGAGAAGTCATTGATCAAATCAAATAGGTGTCCTGTGTCTGTAGTTCTtgttttttcagaggaaaaagacaaaaaaaataggaaaaaaatctctcctATACATCAAAAGGGACGTGTTCTTCCATAAGTCTTGCAACtaaaagaaagtaaattttCTTCTGGAGATCTTTGGTTCAGTCAGAGAAAATGGGTAAATCACAAACAGCCCCATGTTGAATCAAATGAGGGACATGTGGATAAAGATTTAGaagtgttaagaaaaaaatgattagTTCTGCATGAGTGATCACTTGTTTCTCTCAATGATGAACTTTCTAATATGTTAGTAAACTGactaagagaaagaaaacagctctCAGTGGTTTCCAATGAGATCTTCTCCATAAGCACCTTTGTTCCTTTGTTGGAGACAAAAGTCTAAGGCAGGAAAGGAGcaacagaaaaccaaaggaTGATGTTACAAGTGACTACACAAACAGGATAATTCTTTAGCTTAAGAACTGTACCCACATTACTTGACGTTTTTACATTAGATTAGTTTACAGGCACATATCCCAAAGCttatgaaaataaatggaaaagacGATTAGCCATCCTTGAGGCCCCAAAGGAAATGAGAAGGACAGCTGAAGCATCTCTCTGTCCTAGGTTAATGTTAACAGACTGTTAAGCCCTGTTTCCACAGCAGTGTGATGGCATCTGTGCATGAAATCCAAAGAAGGCTTGTGaacaaagacaagaaaattTGCGAAGATTTGTACAGACCAGTGATTAAAAATTGCATAACTGTACAGTTTTGCCAACACAAAAGTGAACCTTGAAtatgcaggaaaagaagaagtGAGATATTTGGGTCCAGATCTTCAAAAGTTACTCAGAACTGTGGATGCACTGAGGTTTTGTTGTCTAGAAGTTCCTACAAAGATAACTTCTGTATACTGCAGTTAACAGGGACAAGGAACAAGTCCCATATAAAATCTAACATTCAGAGTTATGGATCTTACAAGAAACTGTGATTTACAGAGTCAGTTGATGCAATTGACTGTGATCCGTTGTCCAACTCAGTCAATAAAAAGATGActgttgacttcagtgaaaTTTCAACCATAAAAGACCCTCTAATGCATGGAAATGGCTAGGAAGTGCCTTAAACTGTATTCAGCTAGGGGTGGAAGTTGGCTCCTGTAGTCACCTTGTGCTTATCATTtgattgtttggggttttttttt containing:
- the STMN2 gene encoding stathmin-2, giving the protein MAKTAMAYKEKMKELSMLSLICSCFYPEPRNMNIYKYDDMEVKQINKRASGQAFELILKPPSPISEAPRTLASPKKKELSLEEIQKKLEAAEERRKSQEAQVLKHLAEKREHEREVLQKALEENNNFSKMAEEKLILKMEQIKENREANLAALIERLQEKERHAAEVRRNKELQVELSG